Proteins found in one Corynebacterium canis genomic segment:
- a CDS encoding MarR family winged helix-turn-helix transcriptional regulator, producing the protein MPPEDGFDGPVGPPPPRDGLPFSDDTFEGRIFEIWTLIKRATKKDLDQARRQLGFGHRVHRVFEGQGRVLAMLAMRSPIAQSELAYVLGVRPQSLGEILAKLESAGLVTREVDPNDARARVVSITEEGLKQAEENAKGSNSADPLTLLSDKEREQFFAVTDRIITYLEDYIGEDDEDYGPGFPPPRYMGRPRRFGPPGRRGRRFRQDDWE; encoded by the coding sequence ATGCCTCCGGAAGACGGATTTGATGGGCCTGTGGGCCCCCCGCCGCCGCGCGATGGCTTGCCGTTTTCGGATGACACTTTCGAAGGCCGCATTTTCGAGATCTGGACGCTGATCAAGCGCGCCACTAAGAAAGATCTCGACCAAGCACGTCGGCAGCTTGGCTTCGGCCATCGAGTCCATCGCGTGTTCGAAGGACAGGGCCGCGTGCTGGCGATGCTGGCCATGCGCAGCCCCATTGCGCAAAGCGAACTGGCGTACGTACTCGGTGTGCGCCCGCAGTCGCTCGGTGAGATTCTTGCCAAGCTCGAAAGCGCCGGTTTGGTTACCCGCGAGGTAGACCCGAACGACGCTCGCGCCCGCGTGGTCAGCATCACGGAGGAAGGCCTCAAGCAGGCGGAGGAAAACGCCAAGGGCAGCAATTCGGCGGATCCGCTGACGTTGCTCTCCGACAAGGAGCGCGAACAGTTTTTCGCAGTGACGGATCGGATCATCACCTACCTCGAGGATTACATCGGCGAGGACGATGAGGACTATGGCCCTGGTTTTCCGCCGCCGCGGTACATGGGCCGTCCGCGGCGATTCGGGCCTCCCGGTCGACGTGGCCGCCGGTTCCGCCAGGACGATTGGGAATAG
- the lipA gene encoding lipoyl synthase, with translation MTIAPNGRKLLRIEARNAETPIESKPRWIRTTAKTGPEFKDMKRRVSGASLHTVCQEAGCPNLHECWESREATFLIGGSQCSRRCDFCQISSGRPEPLDRDEPRRVAESIQEMGLNYATITGVTRDDLPDEGAWLYAEVVRQIHKLNPHTGVENLVPDFSGKPDLLAEVFAARPEVFAHNIETVPRIFKRIRPAFRYERSLEVIRQARDYGLVTKSNLILGMGETFDEITQSMRDLKDAGCDILTITQYLRPGPTYHPIERWVKPEEFVEHSNAAKEMGFSGVMSGPLVRSSYRAGRLYAQTIAARGEQLPENLRHLAETTEGSTAQEASSLLAKYGASQDTPVVSR, from the coding sequence GTGACTATCGCCCCCAACGGCCGCAAACTGCTTCGCATTGAAGCGCGAAACGCAGAAACGCCAATCGAAAGCAAGCCTCGTTGGATCCGCACCACCGCCAAGACCGGTCCCGAATTTAAGGACATGAAACGGCGTGTGTCCGGCGCTTCCCTGCACACGGTGTGCCAGGAAGCGGGCTGCCCAAACTTGCACGAATGTTGGGAATCGCGCGAAGCCACCTTCCTAATTGGGGGTTCGCAATGCTCGCGCCGCTGCGATTTTTGCCAGATCTCTTCCGGCCGCCCGGAACCATTGGACCGCGATGAACCCCGCCGCGTAGCGGAATCCATCCAAGAAATGGGCCTGAATTACGCGACGATCACGGGCGTCACGCGCGACGACCTCCCGGACGAGGGCGCCTGGCTCTACGCCGAGGTGGTTCGCCAAATTCACAAGCTCAACCCCCACACGGGTGTAGAAAACCTGGTTCCGGATTTCTCCGGCAAGCCCGATCTGCTCGCGGAGGTGTTCGCCGCCCGCCCCGAGGTTTTCGCACACAACATCGAAACCGTGCCGCGGATTTTCAAGCGCATCCGCCCCGCCTTCCGCTACGAACGTTCACTCGAAGTGATCCGCCAGGCCCGCGACTACGGCTTGGTCACCAAATCGAACTTAATTTTGGGCATGGGTGAAACCTTCGACGAGATCACGCAATCGATGCGCGACCTGAAAGACGCAGGCTGTGACATCCTCACCATTACCCAATACCTGCGCCCCGGCCCGACCTATCACCCGATCGAACGCTGGGTGAAGCCGGAAGAGTTCGTGGAACACTCCAATGCGGCGAAGGAAATGGGCTTTAGCGGCGTCATGTCCGGTCCGCTCGTTCGTTCGTCCTACCGGGCGGGCCGCCTGTACGCGCAGACCATTGCCGCCCGCGGCGAGCAGCTGCCGGAGAATCTGCGCCACCTCGCCGAGACCACGGAGGGTTCCACCGCGCAAGAGGCATCGTCGCTGTTGGCTAAGTACGGCGCTTCCCAAGACACCCCGGTAGTCAGCCGTTAG
- a CDS encoding DUF4191 domain-containing protein, whose protein sequence is MADARKQRDQSAQKKGFRARLAQFKQNWSQLWQAFQIQRKQDKKLVPLLLLTIIGIAFAFFLLGLLWGGQWYMLFVGILFGLTAALYLFTRRVENSVYDKASGQPGAAGWALENLRNGVGMVWKTKTAVAATTQMDAVHRVVGVCGIVLVGEGEMHRVRPLMTQQKKRLQRVAGTAPIYEIYVGEEEGQVRIRNLQRELMKLPRNMKKDEVYALAARVDSIDSRSAQHPGLPKGPIPKGARVSGMNRRARRAADRKKH, encoded by the coding sequence ATGGCAGACGCACGCAAGCAGAGGGATCAATCTGCGCAGAAAAAAGGCTTCCGCGCTAGGCTCGCGCAGTTCAAACAGAACTGGTCGCAATTGTGGCAGGCCTTCCAGATTCAGCGCAAGCAGGACAAGAAGCTCGTCCCGCTGTTGCTGCTCACTATCATTGGCATCGCTTTCGCGTTCTTCCTTCTCGGTTTGTTGTGGGGCGGCCAGTGGTACATGCTGTTCGTGGGCATCCTGTTCGGCCTCACGGCCGCGCTGTATCTGTTTACCCGCCGCGTGGAAAATTCGGTGTATGACAAGGCCTCGGGCCAACCGGGCGCCGCTGGCTGGGCATTAGAAAACTTGCGCAATGGCGTGGGCATGGTGTGGAAGACCAAGACTGCGGTTGCGGCGACCACGCAAATGGATGCCGTGCACCGCGTGGTCGGCGTCTGCGGAATCGTACTGGTGGGCGAAGGCGAAATGCACCGCGTGCGCCCCCTGATGACGCAGCAAAAGAAGCGCTTGCAGCGCGTTGCCGGCACCGCCCCGATCTACGAGATTTACGTGGGCGAAGAGGAGGGCCAAGTGCGCATCCGCAACCTGCAGCGCGAGCTGATGAAGCTGCCGCGCAATATGAAGAAGGACGAGGTGTACGCGCTCGCCGCCCGCGTTGATTCGATCGATAGCCGCAGCGCCCAGCACCCCGGCCTCCCCAAGGGCCCGATTCCGAAGGGCGCACGCGTGTCCGGCATGAACCGTCGTGCACGCCGCGCCGCCGACCGCAAAAAGCACTGA
- a CDS encoding aspartate:alanine exchanger family transporter, which yields MHLLVENKLLALLVIMSLGLLIGRIKIAGFRLGVAAVLFVGLGFATLEPDITLPSIVFIIGLSMFVYTIGLEAGPGFFQSLRTTGIRHNIFGLLMVVVITGVSYALIKAFNIDSPSGAGMFTGALTNTPAMAAVVDTLPALIGSDSDTKAQLELPVVAYSLAYPIGVLGVIISVAVLAKVFRIDHDQEARDAGVAIQELLTRRIRVTKEGLPSVTTMPHRFDLEIIISRIEHSGKLFLPEPGDHVDPGDIISVVGTEEEVNKAQELIGEFLPGDPTHDEGLDYRRIFVSTTEMVGIPLRKLRPRLDHMLVTRVRRGDADMVATPDTILQLGDRVRVVAPHESIDRATRLFGDSYKRISDINLLPLLLGMSVGVLIGMIPIPLPGGTALKLGSAGGPLVVSLILGAVGRTGPVVWQVPYGANLALRQLGITLFLAGIGTTAGAGFGKALADPRSLTILAVGAAITMIFSLLTLIIGYKFMKIPFGQVSGILAGMQTHPAVLSYVSDQTKNELPSIGYTTVYPMAMVAKIVSAQVLLFLLFL from the coding sequence GTGCATCTGTTAGTGGAAAACAAGCTATTAGCGCTGTTAGTGATCATGTCCTTGGGGCTCCTCATCGGGCGAATAAAAATTGCCGGGTTTCGCCTCGGAGTGGCCGCCGTCCTGTTCGTAGGATTGGGCTTTGCCACGCTTGAGCCTGACATCACGCTGCCGTCGATCGTGTTTATCATCGGCCTGTCCATGTTCGTCTACACGATTGGATTGGAAGCTGGGCCTGGGTTCTTCCAATCTTTGCGGACCACAGGCATCCGCCACAATATATTTGGCCTGCTGATGGTGGTGGTCATTACAGGCGTCTCATATGCACTCATCAAGGCATTTAATATCGACTCACCGTCGGGCGCGGGTATGTTCACCGGTGCGTTAACGAACACACCGGCGATGGCCGCGGTCGTCGATACGCTACCTGCGTTAATTGGCTCGGACTCTGACACGAAAGCACAGCTTGAGCTGCCCGTCGTCGCGTACTCCCTGGCTTACCCCATCGGCGTACTCGGCGTGATCATTTCGGTCGCGGTGCTGGCGAAAGTGTTCCGCATCGACCACGATCAGGAGGCGCGCGACGCGGGTGTGGCCATCCAGGAGCTGCTCACGCGGCGCATTCGAGTGACCAAGGAAGGCCTGCCGTCGGTCACCACGATGCCGCACCGCTTCGACCTGGAAATCATCATTTCCCGCATCGAACACAGCGGCAAACTCTTCCTGCCGGAACCAGGCGACCACGTTGACCCCGGGGACATCATCTCGGTCGTGGGCACGGAAGAGGAAGTCAATAAGGCACAAGAACTTATTGGCGAATTCCTGCCCGGCGACCCCACCCACGACGAAGGCCTCGACTACCGCCGCATCTTCGTATCCACCACCGAAATGGTGGGCATCCCACTGCGCAAACTCCGCCCCCGCCTCGACCACATGCTCGTCACACGCGTACGGCGAGGCGACGCGGACATGGTGGCCACCCCGGACACCATTTTGCAGCTCGGCGACCGCGTGCGCGTTGTCGCCCCGCACGAAAGCATCGACCGCGCCACCCGACTATTCGGCGACTCATACAAACGCATTTCCGATATCAACCTGCTGCCGCTCCTGCTTGGCATGAGCGTGGGCGTGCTGATCGGCATGATCCCGATCCCGCTGCCCGGCGGCACCGCACTGAAGCTCGGTAGCGCCGGTGGCCCGTTGGTCGTCTCCCTGATCCTCGGCGCCGTCGGCCGCACCGGCCCCGTCGTGTGGCAAGTGCCCTACGGCGCGAACCTTGCGCTCCGCCAGCTTGGCATCACCCTATTCCTCGCCGGCATCGGCACCACCGCAGGCGCCGGATTCGGCAAAGCGCTCGCCGACCCGCGCTCGCTGACCATCCTGGCCGTTGGTGCCGCCATCACCATGATCTTCAGCCTGCTCACACTGATCATCGGATACAAGTTCATGAAGATCCCCTTCGGCCAAGTCTCCGGCATCCTCGCCGGTATGCAAACCCACCCGGCCGTGCTCAGCTACGTGTCCGACCAAACCAAAAACGAGCTGCCAAGCATCGGCTACACCACCGTGTATCCAATGGCCATGGTGGCCAAGATCGTCAGCGCACAGGTACTCCTGTTCTTGCTATTCTTATAA
- a CDS encoding RDD family protein, which translates to MADKKHSWLEGPQIPAENEDPLAPGRWPGEKLGLPESGPGALASVMRRVGGIVFDWFLCMFVAISITSFTHILGGVSTVTLMVFVVLGVVSVTLFARTPGQAVMRMGVARVDAEERVGFWRALVRTVLTVFVFPPILVDADGRGLHDRATGTAVILG; encoded by the coding sequence ATGGCAGACAAAAAGCACAGCTGGCTGGAAGGACCGCAGATTCCCGCCGAAAACGAAGATCCGCTCGCGCCAGGGCGGTGGCCGGGCGAAAAACTCGGGCTCCCGGAGAGCGGGCCAGGGGCGCTTGCGAGCGTAATGCGGCGCGTTGGCGGAATTGTGTTCGACTGGTTCCTGTGCATGTTTGTGGCGATTAGCATTACGAGCTTCACCCATATCTTGGGTGGGGTGTCTACCGTGACGCTGATGGTCTTTGTTGTCCTCGGGGTGGTATCCGTAACTTTGTTCGCACGCACGCCGGGGCAGGCGGTGATGCGAATGGGGGTCGCGCGAGTCGATGCTGAAGAGCGGGTAGGATTCTGGCGCGCCCTCGTGCGCACCGTGTTAACCGTATTTGTGTTCCCACCGATCTTGGTCGACGCCGACGGGCGTGGGCTGCACGATCGCGCGACGGGGACCGCGGTGATTTTGGGGTAG
- the glnA gene encoding type I glutamate--ammonia ligase, translating to MAFNTIEDVIQFIRDEDVQFVDMRFTDVPGAEQRITIPADTFTEEAAEEGFAFDGSSIRGFTTIDESDMNLLPDVRTAVLDPFRKAKTLNIKFFVHDPFTREPFSRDPRNVARKAEEYLAATGIADTCFFGAEAEFYLFDKVSFATDTHEGFYSIDSDAGWWNRGADANLDGSPNRSYKTRVKGGYGQAGPHDVYEGLRDEMTLLLRDAAFVVERQHPEVGTGTQQEINYKFNTLLHAADDLQTFKYIIKNAAFRAGRTATFMPKPLAGDNGSGMHAHQSLWKDGKPLFHDESGYAGLSDLARYYIGGILHHAGAVLAFTNPTLNSYHRLVPGFEAPINLVYSQRNRSAAVRIPITGSNPKAKRIEFRAPDPSGNPYFSFAAMMLAGLDGIKNRIEPHAPVDKDLYELPPEEAASIPQAPTSLEASLAALSEDHDFLTEGDVFTEDLLDTYIKMKYDHEINPVRLRPTPQEFEMYFDC from the coding sequence GTGGCGTTCAATACCATCGAAGACGTAATTCAATTTATCCGCGACGAAGACGTGCAGTTTGTGGACATGCGGTTTACCGACGTACCCGGCGCTGAGCAACGAATTACGATTCCGGCCGATACCTTTACCGAGGAAGCCGCTGAAGAGGGCTTCGCCTTTGATGGTTCCTCCATCCGCGGTTTCACCACCATCGACGAGTCAGACATGAACCTGCTCCCCGATGTACGCACCGCCGTGTTGGATCCGTTCCGCAAAGCGAAGACTCTGAACATCAAGTTCTTCGTCCACGATCCGTTCACCCGTGAGCCGTTCTCCCGAGATCCGCGCAATGTGGCGCGCAAGGCGGAGGAATACCTTGCAGCGACCGGCATTGCCGATACCTGCTTCTTCGGCGCAGAAGCGGAGTTTTACCTTTTTGATAAGGTCAGCTTCGCCACCGACACCCACGAGGGCTTCTACTCCATCGATTCCGACGCTGGCTGGTGGAACCGCGGCGCTGATGCGAATTTGGATGGCTCCCCGAACCGCAGCTACAAGACGCGCGTAAAGGGCGGCTACGGCCAAGCTGGCCCGCACGACGTGTACGAGGGATTGCGCGACGAGATGACGCTTTTGCTTCGCGACGCCGCGTTTGTCGTCGAGCGTCAGCACCCCGAGGTGGGCACCGGCACCCAGCAGGAAATCAACTACAAGTTCAATACCCTCCTGCACGCTGCCGATGATCTGCAGACGTTCAAGTACATCATTAAGAATGCCGCCTTCCGTGCCGGCCGCACGGCGACGTTTATGCCTAAGCCGCTGGCTGGCGATAACGGTTCCGGTATGCACGCGCACCAATCGCTGTGGAAGGACGGCAAGCCCCTGTTCCACGACGAGTCTGGCTATGCCGGGCTTTCGGATCTGGCCCGCTATTACATCGGTGGTATCCTGCACCATGCGGGCGCGGTCTTGGCGTTCACGAACCCGACCTTGAACTCCTACCACCGTCTGGTGCCGGGCTTCGAGGCACCGATCAATTTGGTGTATTCGCAGCGGAACCGCTCCGCCGCCGTCCGCATCCCGATCACTGGTTCGAACCCGAAGGCGAAGCGCATTGAGTTCCGCGCGCCGGACCCGTCGGGCAATCCGTACTTTAGCTTTGCGGCGATGATGCTCGCCGGTCTCGACGGCATCAAGAACCGCATTGAACCCCACGCGCCCGTGGATAAGGATCTGTACGAGCTTCCTCCCGAGGAGGCCGCGTCCATCCCGCAGGCGCCTACGTCCCTGGAAGCCTCCTTGGCAGCGCTCTCCGAAGATCATGATTTCCTTACCGAAGGCGACGTGTTCACCGAGGACCTCCTGGACACCTACATCAAGATGAAGTACGACCACGAGATCAACCCGGTGCGTCTGCGGCCCACGCCGCAGGAGTTCGAGATGTACTTCGACTGCTAG
- a CDS encoding transposase family protein, with product MTKQNTNALYRWANTSKCSTDEIIALANDIETAGYTHHCPLSLGLVSSLECALVYYWSENLPQRVIATIYGVSQPTISRAINAVLDLLERFLPTAPTVEDLVPTRHRVLDGTLVPCWSWKGQQQLISGKRKATGHNLAVLTDQNGNIEYISPPMPGRSHDKRIADKLGITTVLPGDYVTADLGYVGTGFDIPQKRNNGQKVLEPWQQRFNNALASIRWVVEQAIAHIKNWRILHTDCRLPIATTKRTIQTLTKLFFYRNP from the coding sequence ATGACAAAACAAAACACAAATGCCTTGTACCGCTGGGCCAATACTAGCAAATGTTCGACTGATGAGATTATCGCGCTAGCCAACGACATCGAAACCGCAGGTTATACACATCATTGCCCCCTTAGTTTGGGGTTAGTCAGTAGCCTGGAATGCGCTTTGGTCTACTACTGGAGCGAAAATCTCCCGCAACGTGTGATCGCCACGATCTATGGGGTGTCCCAACCCACGATTTCCCGCGCCATCAACGCAGTCCTTGACCTTCTGGAACGCTTTCTCCCAACCGCACCAACCGTGGAAGACCTCGTACCAACGCGCCATCGCGTCCTCGATGGGACATTGGTCCCATGCTGGTCATGGAAAGGGCAACAACAGTTGATCAGCGGCAAACGCAAAGCCACCGGCCACAACCTCGCAGTCTTGACCGACCAGAACGGCAATATCGAGTACATCAGCCCGCCAATGCCTGGGAGATCTCACGATAAGCGCATCGCAGATAAGCTGGGCATCACCACCGTGTTGCCAGGCGACTATGTCACCGCCGACCTTGGGTACGTAGGTACTGGTTTTGACATCCCCCAGAAACGCAACAACGGGCAAAAGGTTCTCGAACCCTGGCAGCAGCGCTTCAACAACGCTCTTGCATCCATCCGCTGGGTCGTCGAACAAGCAATCGCCCACATCAAAAACTGGCGAATACTTCACACCGACTGCCGATTACCCATAGCCACCACGAAGCGCACAATACAAACCCTTACCAAGCTATTCTTCTACAGAAACCCCTGA
- a CDS encoding MarR family winged helix-turn-helix transcriptional regulator, giving the protein MNKPKTHLNLDDLVCFSLYSAARAVQQVYRGHLDRWGITYPQYLVLVCLWEEDGLSVNELGERLHLDSGTLSPLLKRMEAADLLVRLIDPTDTRRRILSLTQRGRDLEVEAGPLQRCVAASVDLTRFELAELHQLTGRVVESLNNRRVPMDGRAFSGVRRNPKAQN; this is encoded by the coding sequence GTGAACAAGCCCAAGACCCATTTGAATCTCGACGACCTCGTCTGCTTCTCTTTGTACTCAGCTGCACGCGCAGTCCAACAAGTGTACCGTGGCCACCTGGATCGCTGGGGTATCACCTACCCGCAGTACCTCGTGCTCGTGTGCTTGTGGGAGGAGGACGGCCTCAGCGTAAATGAACTCGGTGAACGCCTCCACCTGGACAGCGGCACCCTGTCTCCGCTGCTGAAGCGCATGGAAGCTGCAGATCTGTTGGTTCGTCTGATCGATCCTACTGACACTCGCCGCCGTATCCTGTCCCTGACCCAACGCGGTCGCGACCTTGAAGTTGAAGCTGGCCCGCTGCAACGCTGCGTCGCCGCCAGCGTCGACCTGACCCGCTTCGAGCTCGCAGAACTTCACCAGCTCACGGGCCGCGTGGTTGAATCCCTGAACAACCGCCGCGTTCCCATGGATGGTCGCGCATTCTCCGGCGTTCGCCGCAATCCGAAAGCGCAAAACTAG
- a CDS encoding ribonucleoside triphosphate reductase, with protein MPPASIDVSETINEYLSRSDWRVHANANQDFSLGGLMLNTNGKVVANYWLNEVFHPEAGQAHRNGDIHIHDLDMLSGYCAGWSLRQLLQEGFGGVPGTISSGPPKHFSAACGQVVNFLGTLQNEWAGAQAFSSFDTYMAPFVRLDNLTYEQVEQTMQELIFNLNVPSRWGTQTPFTNLTFDWVCPADLADEYPFIGDEVCDFTYGELGAEMDMINQAFISVMSAGDVDGRPFTFPIPTYNITKDFDWESPNAKALFEMTAQYGLPYFQNFINSDMDPGMIRSMCCRLQLDLRELLKRGNGLFGSAEHTGSIGVVTLNCARLGYRFRGRPEAEMLEEVTRLVRMGVDTLERRRSTINEFMGLGLFPYTARWLPDLDNHFSTIGVNGCNEMIRNYTEDAYDITHPEGHALATRLLDHINELLIAAQESTGHLYNLEATPAEGATYRFARSDREHYPDILQAGTDAEPYYTNSTQLPVAHTPDPFAALAAQDALQTRYTGGTVLHLYMGSAMSSGDACAALVRRALTNFELPYITVTPTFSICAQHGYLSGEHPECPTCGSETEMWTRVMGYFRPVTSFNTGKKGEFHERLYFAEPPAA; from the coding sequence ATGCCCCCAGCCAGCATTGATGTTTCCGAAACCATCAACGAATACCTGAGCCGGTCCGATTGGCGCGTACACGCAAACGCGAATCAAGACTTCTCCCTCGGCGGCCTCATGCTGAACACGAACGGCAAGGTGGTGGCCAATTATTGGCTCAATGAGGTGTTCCACCCAGAAGCTGGCCAGGCCCACCGAAACGGTGATATCCACATCCACGATTTGGACATGCTTTCGGGATATTGCGCGGGCTGGTCGCTGCGTCAATTGCTGCAGGAGGGCTTCGGAGGGGTACCGGGCACAATCTCCTCCGGCCCGCCCAAGCACTTTTCCGCCGCCTGCGGCCAAGTGGTGAACTTCCTGGGCACGCTGCAAAACGAATGGGCCGGGGCGCAGGCCTTCAGCTCCTTTGACACCTATATGGCACCATTCGTACGCCTTGACAATCTCACCTATGAGCAGGTTGAGCAGACCATGCAGGAACTGATCTTTAACCTGAACGTTCCCAGCCGGTGGGGCACGCAAACACCCTTTACCAACCTGACCTTCGACTGGGTATGCCCCGCGGACCTCGCCGACGAATACCCGTTCATCGGCGATGAGGTGTGCGATTTCACCTACGGGGAGCTGGGCGCGGAGATGGACATGATCAACCAAGCCTTTATTTCCGTCATGTCCGCCGGGGACGTGGACGGCCGGCCGTTTACCTTCCCGATCCCCACCTATAACATTACCAAGGACTTCGATTGGGAATCGCCGAACGCAAAGGCGCTGTTCGAGATGACCGCGCAATACGGGCTGCCCTACTTCCAGAACTTTATTAACTCCGACATGGATCCCGGCATGATCCGATCCATGTGCTGCCGCCTCCAACTTGACCTACGCGAGCTGCTCAAACGCGGCAACGGTCTCTTTGGATCGGCCGAACACACCGGATCCATCGGCGTGGTCACCCTGAACTGCGCGCGCCTGGGGTACCGATTCCGCGGGCGCCCGGAAGCGGAGATGCTGGAGGAGGTCACGCGCTTGGTTCGGATGGGCGTCGATACGCTAGAGCGGCGGCGCAGCACCATCAACGAGTTTATGGGGCTCGGCCTGTTCCCCTACACCGCGCGGTGGCTGCCCGACCTGGACAACCATTTTTCCACCATCGGCGTCAATGGCTGCAATGAAATGATCCGGAACTATACCGAAGATGCGTACGATATCACGCACCCAGAAGGCCACGCCCTGGCCACGCGGCTTCTCGATCATATAAACGAACTGCTCATCGCGGCCCAGGAAAGCACCGGGCACCTATATAACCTCGAGGCCACGCCTGCGGAGGGCGCAACCTATCGCTTCGCGCGCTCCGATCGCGAACACTACCCCGACATTTTGCAGGCGGGGACGGACGCGGAGCCGTACTACACCAATTCCACCCAATTGCCGGTCGCACATACGCCCGATCCGTTTGCGGCATTGGCGGCGCAGGACGCATTGCAAACGCGCTACACTGGTGGCACCGTCCTGCACCTCTATATGGGCAGCGCCATGAGCAGCGGAGACGCCTGCGCGGCGCTGGTACGGCGAGCGTTAACAAACTTCGAACTGCCGTACATAACCGTCACGCCAACCTTCTCAATCTGCGCCCAACACGGGTACCTATCCGGGGAACACCCCGAATGCCCGACGTGCGGAAGCGAGACCGAAATGTGGACCCGGGTCATGGGCTATTTCAGGCCCGTGACCAGCTTTAACACAGGTAAGAAAGGCGAGTTCCATGAGCGCCTCTACTTCGCGGAACCACCCGCCGCCTGA
- a CDS encoding anaerobic ribonucleoside-triphosphate reductase activating protein, which yields MSASTSRNHPPPEVNLPIAGLIPFSASDWPGKLTATVFTPGCPLRCTYCHNPELQALGQPGDVAFSEVIALLQHRRGLLDALVISGGEPTVHRSLPDAIEAVHDLGFPVGLHTCGYAPRRVAALLARAETRPDWIGLDVKALPKDLPVVTGCTPRVAGFMWDCLEMVAESGVDVQVRTTVWPDSVVSRGLDELRERVAALGLPPLVVQVARNVDQRGYYVAG from the coding sequence ATGAGCGCCTCTACTTCGCGGAACCACCCGCCGCCTGAGGTTAACCTGCCCATCGCCGGGTTGATTCCGTTTTCTGCCTCCGATTGGCCCGGCAAACTTACCGCAACTGTGTTCACACCAGGCTGCCCGTTGCGCTGCACCTATTGCCATAATCCCGAATTGCAGGCGTTAGGACAGCCCGGCGATGTTGCATTCAGCGAGGTTATTGCGCTGCTGCAGCATCGCCGCGGGCTTCTCGACGCCCTGGTGATCAGCGGCGGCGAACCGACCGTCCACCGCAGCCTCCCGGACGCCATCGAAGCGGTGCATGACCTGGGGTTTCCGGTCGGGTTGCACACCTGTGGGTACGCCCCGCGCAGGGTGGCGGCACTCTTGGCGCGCGCGGAAACGCGGCCGGATTGGATCGGATTGGACGTCAAGGCGCTGCCCAAGGATCTGCCGGTGGTCACTGGCTGCACGCCGCGGGTTGCGGGATTTATGTGGGATTGCTTGGAAATGGTGGCCGAATCGGGCGTGGACGTGCAGGTTCGGACAACCGTATGGCCGGATTCCGTGGTTTCGCGGGGCTTGGATGAGCTGCGGGAACGTGTGGCCGCATTGGGGCTGCCGCCGCTGGTCGTGCAAGTTGCGCGCAATGTAGATCAACGGGGATATTACGTCGCCGGGTGA